The Marinitoga sp. 38H-ov genome includes a region encoding these proteins:
- the ppdK gene encoding pyruvate, phosphate dikinase codes for MEKMVYFYGGGIAEGNLKMKHILGGKGANLAEMARMGLPVPAGFTITTEVCDYYWKHDRSFPEALEAEVEAALKKLEEVSGKKFGDKENPLLVSVRSGAAVSMPGMMDTILNLGLNDQTVEALAKNTGNPRFAYDSYRRFMQMFGDVALGIPHHDFEEALNKVKEEKGVKLDIELEAEDFKKVVELYKEIYKKAGKEFPQDPKKQLWIAIEAVFGSWMNERAIKYRAINGIKEGELLGTAVNVVMMVFGNMGEDSGTGVCFTRDPNTGEKVKYGEYLPNAQGEDVVAGIRTPYPLEKLNELMPDVYKELTDIMDKLERHYKDMQDIEFTIEKGKLYFLQTRNGKRTAKAAIKIAVDMVKEGLIDKATAVMRVSPEQIDKLLHPAFDEAEIKKAQEIGAGLPASPGAATGKVVFSADEAEELAKEGTPVILVRPETSPEDVGGMNAAEGILTATGGMTSHAAVVARGMGKPAIVGAEEIVIDEEAKEFEARGVKVKDGDWISIDGTTGKVYLGKVKTIKPQGLEGEVAELLEFADEIRVLGVRANADIPRDANVARNFGAEGIGLCRTEHMFFEGDRIQKMRRMIVAKTVEQREAALAELLPLQKEDFKGLFEAMEGFPVTIRLLDPPLHEFLPQDEEQMKELAPQLGITVEELKEIVENLHEFNPMMGHRGVRLAITYPEVAVMQTKAIIMAAIEMVKEGKKVKPEIMIPLVGTVNELKYLDKIVRETADKLIEEAGIDLDYKVGTMIEVPRGAITADEIAEVAEFFSFGTNDLTQMTLGFSRDDYGKFINDYIEKGIYEKDPFKHVDQTGVGRMVKIAKDYGRSVNPELKLGVCGEHGGDPESIEFFHKTQLDYVSCSPYRVPIARLAAAQAAVKFKRGKFVNYAD; via the coding sequence ATGGAAAAGATGGTATATTTTTATGGCGGAGGTATCGCTGAAGGAAATTTAAAGATGAAACACATATTAGGTGGAAAAGGTGCTAATTTAGCAGAAATGGCTAGAATGGGATTACCTGTTCCTGCTGGTTTTACAATTACAACAGAAGTTTGTGACTATTATTGGAAACATGATAGATCATTCCCAGAAGCATTAGAAGCAGAAGTTGAAGCAGCATTAAAAAAATTAGAAGAAGTTTCAGGTAAAAAATTTGGAGATAAAGAAAATCCATTATTAGTATCTGTTAGATCAGGTGCAGCTGTATCAATGCCAGGTATGATGGATACAATTTTAAATTTAGGTTTAAACGATCAAACAGTTGAAGCTTTAGCAAAAAATACAGGAAACCCAAGATTTGCATATGATTCTTACAGAAGATTCATGCAAATGTTTGGTGATGTTGCATTAGGTATTCCTCACCATGACTTTGAAGAAGCATTAAATAAAGTAAAAGAAGAAAAAGGTGTTAAATTAGATATTGAATTAGAAGCAGAAGATTTCAAAAAAGTTGTTGAATTATACAAAGAAATCTATAAAAAAGCTGGAAAAGAATTCCCACAAGATCCTAAAAAACAATTATGGATTGCGATAGAAGCAGTATTTGGTAGCTGGATGAATGAAAGAGCTATTAAATACAGAGCTATTAACGGAATTAAAGAAGGAGAATTATTAGGAACAGCTGTTAATGTTGTTATGATGGTATTCGGTAATATGGGTGAAGATAGTGGAACTGGTGTATGTTTCACAAGAGATCCTAACACAGGTGAAAAAGTAAAATATGGTGAATACTTACCAAATGCACAAGGTGAAGATGTTGTTGCTGGTATCAGAACACCTTATCCATTAGAAAAATTAAATGAATTAATGCCAGATGTATATAAAGAATTAACAGATATTATGGATAAATTAGAAAGACATTATAAAGATATGCAAGATATTGAATTTACAATTGAAAAAGGGAAATTATATTTCTTACAAACAAGAAATGGTAAAAGAACAGCAAAAGCTGCTATTAAAATTGCAGTAGATATGGTTAAAGAAGGATTAATTGATAAAGCTACAGCAGTTATGAGAGTATCTCCAGAACAAATCGATAAATTATTACACCCAGCATTTGATGAAGCAGAAATTAAAAAAGCACAAGAAATTGGAGCAGGATTACCTGCATCTCCAGGTGCTGCAACAGGTAAAGTTGTATTCAGTGCAGATGAAGCAGAAGAATTAGCTAAAGAAGGAACTCCAGTTATCTTAGTAAGACCTGAAACAAGCCCAGAAGATGTTGGAGGTATGAATGCAGCTGAAGGTATTTTAACAGCTACAGGTGGTATGACATCACACGCAGCAGTTGTTGCAAGAGGTATGGGTAAACCAGCTATTGTTGGTGCTGAAGAAATCGTTATTGATGAAGAAGCAAAAGAATTTGAAGCAAGAGGCGTAAAAGTGAAAGACGGAGATTGGATTTCTATAGATGGTACTACAGGAAAAGTATACTTAGGAAAAGTTAAAACAATAAAACCACAAGGTTTAGAAGGCGAAGTTGCTGAATTATTAGAATTTGCTGATGAAATTAGAGTATTAGGTGTAAGAGCTAATGCTGATATTCCAAGAGATGCTAATGTTGCTAGAAACTTTGGAGCAGAAGGTATAGGATTATGTAGAACAGAACATATGTTCTTCGAAGGCGATAGAATTCAAAAAATGAGAAGAATGATTGTTGCAAAAACTGTTGAACAAAGAGAAGCTGCTTTAGCAGAATTATTACCATTACAAAAAGAAGACTTCAAAGGATTATTTGAAGCTATGGAAGGATTCCCTGTAACAATCAGATTATTAGATCCACCATTACACGAATTCTTACCACAAGATGAAGAACAAATGAAAGAATTAGCTCCACAATTAGGTATTACTGTAGAAGAATTAAAAGAAATCGTTGAAAACTTACACGAATTCAACCCAATGATGGGACACAGAGGTGTAAGATTAGCAATTACATATCCAGAAGTTGCAGTAATGCAAACAAAAGCTATTATTATGGCTGCTATTGAAATGGTAAAAGAAGGTAAAAAAGTTAAACCAGAAATCATGATTCCATTAGTAGGTACAGTAAATGAATTAAAATACTTAGATAAAATTGTTAGAGAAACAGCAGATAAATTAATTGAAGAAGCAGGTATTGATTTAGATTACAAAGTTGGTACAATGATCGAAGTTCCAAGAGGAGCTATTACAGCAGACGAAATTGCTGAAGTAGCAGAATTCTTCAGTTTTGGTACTAACGATTTAACACAAATGACATTAGGTTTCTCAAGAGATGATTATGGTAAATTTATCAACGATTATATTGAAAAAGGAATTTATGA
- a CDS encoding NAD(P)H-dependent glycerol-3-phosphate dehydrogenase translates to MNIGVLGSGSWGSAISKVLLNNGHNVRIWTTDEKVLSALKNGENPYYLPGISIPKTIKPSLSLQEVVENSEILILAIPAQAVREVLEKLKLYYNDQIIVNLSKGIEINTHKRVSEVISEILNNPKYVVLSGPSHAEEVARDIPTSIVAASENKNLAKIIQENFSNVSFRIYTNDDVIGVEIGGSIKNVIAIAAGVIDGIGGWDNSKAALITRGLAEIIRYGEKKGAKKETFMGLAGLGDLIVTCNSQHSRNRYVGEMIGRGKVLDEIINNMNMVAEGVYTVKALYSEIKELKIEMPIVEKIYEVLYLNKDPKKAIHELMIRELKDEN, encoded by the coding sequence ATGAACATAGGTGTTTTAGGTTCAGGGAGTTGGGGAAGTGCGATATCTAAAGTTCTTTTAAATAATGGACATAATGTAAGAATATGGACAACAGATGAAAAAGTGTTATCAGCTTTAAAAAATGGGGAAAACCCATATTATTTACCTGGTATATCTATACCTAAAACAATTAAACCTTCATTAAGCTTACAAGAAGTTGTAGAAAATTCAGAGATTTTAATTTTAGCTATACCAGCTCAAGCTGTTAGAGAAGTATTAGAAAAACTAAAATTATACTATAATGATCAAATTATTGTAAATCTTTCAAAAGGGATAGAAATTAATACACATAAGAGAGTTAGTGAAGTAATAAGTGAAATTTTGAATAATCCAAAATATGTAGTTCTAAGTGGTCCTAGTCATGCTGAAGAAGTAGCTAGAGACATACCAACAAGTATAGTAGCTGCATCTGAAAATAAAAATTTAGCAAAGATTATTCAGGAAAACTTTAGTAATGTTTCCTTTAGAATTTATACAAATGATGATGTAATAGGTGTTGAAATAGGTGGCTCAATAAAAAATGTAATTGCTATAGCTGCAGGGGTTATTGATGGAATAGGTGGTTGGGATAATTCAAAAGCTGCGCTAATTACTAGAGGTTTAGCTGAAATTATTAGATATGGTGAGAAAAAAGGTGCGAAAAAAGAAACATTCATGGGTCTTGCTGGCTTAGGTGATTTAATAGTTACATGTAATAGTCAACATAGTAGAAATAGATATGTTGGAGAGATGATAGGTAGAGGAAAAGTTTTGGATGAAATAATAAATAATATGAATATGGTTGCTGAAGGAGTTTATACTGTAAAAGCGTTATATAGTGAAATAAAGGAATTAAAAATTGAAATGCCTATTGTTGAAAAAATATATGAAGTATTATATTTAAATAAGGATCCTAAAAAAGCTATTCATGAATTAATGATAAGAGAATTAAAAGACGAAAATTAA
- a CDS encoding MazG nucleotide pyrophosphohydrolase domain-containing protein, whose protein sequence is MDKEFLNELKKLYDIVQRNIDKCPWVESIDSEKMLNEASSEIKEIEEALNSNDIENLEEEIGDLIYDSFLLLKIIERDYNISSKNVIKKVVNKISNRKPWLFWEEKISIEKASEIWQERKKSEKSNNK, encoded by the coding sequence ATGGATAAAGAATTTTTAAATGAATTAAAAAAATTATATGATATAGTCCAAAGAAACATTGACAAATGTCCATGGGTTGAATCTATCGATTCAGAAAAAATGTTAAATGAAGCTTCTTCAGAAATAAAAGAAATAGAAGAGGCTTTAAACAGTAATGATATAGAAAACTTGGAAGAAGAAATAGGAGATTTAATATATGATTCTTTTTTGCTTCTAAAAATAATAGAAAGAGATTATAATATTTCATCAAAAAATGTCATAAAAAAGGTAGTTAATAAAATTTCAAACAGAAAACCTTGGCTTTTTTGGGAAGAAAAAATTTCTATAGAAAAAGCTTCTGAAATATGGCAAGAAAGGAAAAAATCAGAAAAAAGTAATAACAAATAA
- a CDS encoding ABC transporter substrate-binding protein, whose protein sequence is MKKILIILFLFLTLISFSGTFFNPLGPTLLPAAGMYINKVPTLQTDFWRNIDQAQTLVLKSQADFIVLPVALGVELINKGADYSLAGISLWKSFYLISNNEISGVNDLNGKRIVTLHGPGQTADVILKILKKMNNIDFEIVYVTSGPEIIQLLASGKENIAVLPEPFVSLAEVKTQGKIKVRMDLQKIYASMFNLKDQKIPIAGVFVSNKKYKENPNFVKRVLDAYENSANEFYKNNFEQAIDYVFKVMQTMPKPVLEKAASRSEIYYRNDIKEITDLYLKNLLEYNAISNIPEDLYLNY, encoded by the coding sequence ATGAAAAAAATACTTATAATTTTATTTCTTTTTTTAACCTTAATTTCTTTTTCAGGCACTTTTTTTAATCCTTTAGGTCCAACCTTATTACCTGCTGCTGGAATGTATATTAATAAAGTGCCTACATTGCAAACTGATTTTTGGAGGAATATAGATCAAGCCCAAACTCTTGTTTTAAAAAGTCAAGCTGATTTTATAGTTTTACCTGTTGCTTTGGGTGTTGAATTGATTAATAAAGGGGCAGACTATAGTTTAGCTGGAATTTCATTATGGAAATCTTTTTATCTTATATCTAATAATGAAATAAGTGGAGTAAATGATTTAAATGGGAAAAGAATTGTTACTTTGCATGGGCCTGGACAAACAGCTGATGTTATATTGAAAATTTTAAAGAAAATGAACAATATTGATTTTGAAATAGTATATGTTACCAGTGGTCCAGAGATAATACAATTATTAGCATCTGGTAAGGAAAACATAGCTGTTCTACCAGAACCTTTTGTATCTCTTGCTGAAGTAAAAACACAAGGTAAAATAAAGGTTCGAATGGATTTACAAAAAATATATGCATCAATGTTTAATTTAAAAGATCAAAAAATTCCTATTGCTGGAGTATTTGTTTCAAATAAAAAGTATAAAGAAAATCCTAATTTTGTAAAAAGAGTTTTAGATGCTTATGAAAATTCGGCAAATGAGTTTTATAAAAACAATTTTGAGCAAGCTATAGATTATGTATTTAAGGTAATGCAAACAATGCCAAAACCTGTATTAGAAAAAGCTGCTTCTAGATCAGAAATTTATTATAGAAATGATATAAAAGAAATAACAGATTTGTATTTGAAAAATCTTTTAGAATATAATGCTATATCAAATATTCCAGAAGATTTATACTTAAATTATTAG
- a CDS encoding glutamine synthetase beta-grasp domain-containing protein produces MLNFFKIDKIPEDYDYLDIMVVDIFGKLKHVTLPKSYVSEKIFKEGIGFDASNFGFAKVTDSDMVAIPDLSKMYLEEKDDMRILHVLSDVISPSTGEYFDQYPRSIAKETLEYIKKSNIADDVKMLVELEFHIFDNINYRTSSTESYYYIENSEGLGEEHDYPKASGSSYHLNEPYDIHFDLRNEIVKVLENAGIPVKYHHHEVGIAQHEIELNFMSLVDASDNVTLAKYLIRRVAGEYGLYVTFMPKPLYNMPGNGMHVHQYLEDNGKSLFVGDELYNLSKLALNYTAGVLKHSLSGSLLSWSNPSTNSYKRLVPGFEAPISASFSKGSRSAAIRIPGYLSKADTRIEFRTGDATSNIYFFLSAMVLAGLNGIEENLDPVELGFHSKGENDKEFPLNLKDVINGLKKDNEYLKTFPESLINKWIDTKIKEANIIYSIPQPKEFELYFEL; encoded by the coding sequence ATGTTAAATTTTTTTAAAATCGATAAAATCCCAGAAGATTATGATTATTTAGATATTATGGTTGTAGATATATTCGGAAAATTAAAACATGTAACTTTACCAAAAAGCTATGTTAGCGAAAAAATTTTCAAAGAAGGCATTGGTTTTGATGCTTCTAATTTTGGTTTTGCAAAGGTAACAGATTCTGATATGGTGGCAATTCCCGACTTATCAAAAATGTATCTTGAAGAAAAAGATGATATGAGAATATTACACGTATTATCCGATGTAATTAGCCCTTCAACAGGAGAGTATTTCGATCAATATCCTAGAAGCATTGCAAAAGAAACATTAGAATATATAAAAAAATCAAATATTGCTGATGATGTAAAAATGTTAGTAGAATTAGAATTTCATATATTTGATAATATAAATTATAGGACATCTTCTACCGAATCATATTATTACATTGAAAATTCTGAAGGTTTAGGTGAAGAACATGATTATCCAAAGGCTAGTGGCTCTTCTTATCATTTAAATGAACCATATGATATACATTTTGATTTAAGAAATGAAATTGTGAAAGTTTTAGAAAACGCTGGTATCCCTGTAAAATATCATCATCATGAAGTAGGAATTGCCCAACATGAAATAGAATTAAATTTCATGTCTTTAGTAGATGCATCAGATAATGTAACATTAGCAAAATATTTAATTAGAAGAGTTGCTGGTGAATATGGTTTATACGTAACATTTATGCCAAAACCATTATATAATATGCCTGGAAATGGTATGCATGTTCATCAATATTTAGAAGATAATGGAAAGAGTTTATTTGTTGGAGACGAATTATATAATTTAAGTAAATTAGCTCTAAATTATACAGCTGGTGTATTAAAACACAGTTTATCAGGTTCATTACTTTCATGGTCAAATCCTAGCACAAATTCATATAAAAGGCTTGTTCCAGGATTTGAAGCTCCTATTTCAGCATCTTTCTCAAAAGGAAGTAGAAGTGCAGCAATTAGAATACCAGGTTATTTAAGCAAGGCTGATACAAGAATTGAATTTAGAACAGGTGATGCTACATCAAACATCTATTTCTTTTTATCTGCAATGGTTTTAGCTGGATTAAATGGAATAGAAGAAAATTTAGATCCTGTTGAATTAGGTTTCCATTCAAAAGGGGAAAATGATAAAGAGTTTCCATTGAATTTAAAAGATGTTATAAATGGTCTTAAAAAAGATAATGAATACTTAAAAACATTCCCTGAATCTTTAATTAATAAATGGATTGATACAAAAATAAAAGAAGCAAATATCATTTACTCAATTCCTCAACCAAAAGAGTTTGAATTATACTTTGAACTATAA
- a CDS encoding glutaredoxin family protein, which produces MAHVKISIYTTSRCPWCKKAKNYFKQLGIPFKEYNVEKDQKAAERMVKKTGQMGVPVIEIGNQIIVGFDKGKIEKLLGI; this is translated from the coding sequence ATGGCTCATGTAAAAATTTCAATATATACTACATCAAGATGTCCATGGTGTAAGAAGGCAAAAAATTATTTTAAACAATTAGGGATTCCGTTTAAGGAATATAATGTTGAAAAAGATCAAAAAGCTGCAGAAAGAATGGTAAAAAAGACAGGTCAAATGGGAGTTCCTGTTATTGAAATTGGTAATCAAATAATAGTTGGATTTGATAAAGGGAAAATTGAGAAACTTCTAGGAATTTAA
- a CDS encoding STAS domain-containing protein: protein MKKEIYGNSATVFLQGRIDINNSEELRDELNELAENGIKRIFIDMSELDYIDSSGLGRILYFFMNYKKQGGSMELHNVRNENVKKVIEIVKLDKIIPVKEYNVE, encoded by the coding sequence ATGAAAAAGGAAATATACGGAAATAGCGCAACCGTTTTTTTACAAGGAAGAATAGATATAAATAATTCAGAAGAATTAAGGGATGAATTAAATGAATTAGCAGAGAATGGAATCAAAAGAATATTTATAGATATGTCAGAATTGGATTACATTGATAGTAGCGGATTAGGAAGGATATTATACTTTTTCATGAATTATAAAAAACAAGGTGGTTCAATGGAATTACATAATGTTAGAAATGAAAATGTCAAAAAAGTAATTGAAATTGTTAAATTAGATAAAATAATACCCGTAAAAGAATATAATGTTGAATGA
- a CDS encoding glycoside hydrolase family 13 protein encodes MIFGIYSDQSSNYLNPTNPKTGDEITIKIRIPKKYGEVSGKLYLATKKNTHRYKHTNMSLEYENDYFWYYSTSFKLTERFIRYHFEINFSNENKIIKYDSQGIVNNRYIEDFVIIPDFEVPEWSIGAVYYQIFPDRFNNGDPSNDPVNGEYIYDGEPIIKKEWDELPHPTKGHKEFYGGDLQGIIEKLDYLQDLGIEVIYLNPIFVSPSPHKYDTQDYEHIDPHLGVIIEDNDDINEKYKVRTTSEKNLIESDNLFAKLVEEAHKRNIRIVLDGVFNHCGSYHKWVNEYNVYGKDMGVINNPNAPESEYFYWNEDGYEGWWGYKSLPKLNYDKTMLLWKYISEIGEKWVSNSFNADGWRLDVARDLGKNKNVNKTFWRYFRTIVKRANKDAIIFAEDYESPKEWIENLSWDGIMNYIGSMDPISYFLTGIEKHNDDFKPELIGNSEWFIHQLKWAWSQLPLNSKYISLNQLSNHDHSRWATRTTKKIGRAHILGHEEAEKGIDWEMFKIGYLMNFTLPGSPGLYYGDEIGLSGWTDPDNRRTFPWDKLNEEEYKHRLNFMKNMIKFYKWNHVLRNGSIEFLKWDKGFLSYGIWNNNEHLLVIININEEEYEYEIPVWIAEIYEGSLKPIFSTKGVKNESINVYNGIINGYIEGKTAIVYKKIEFL; translated from the coding sequence ATGATTTTCGGAATATACTCCGACCAAAGCAGCAATTATTTAAACCCAACAAATCCAAAAACAGGTGATGAAATTACAATAAAAATAAGAATACCTAAAAAGTATGGTGAAGTTTCAGGGAAATTATATTTAGCAACAAAGAAAAATACTCATAGATATAAGCATACGAATATGAGTTTGGAATATGAAAATGATTATTTTTGGTATTATTCAACAAGTTTTAAATTAACAGAAAGGTTTATAAGATATCATTTTGAAATAAATTTTTCAAATGAAAATAAGATAATTAAATATGATTCTCAGGGTATAGTGAATAATAGGTATATTGAAGATTTTGTTATTATACCAGATTTTGAAGTTCCTGAATGGTCAATTGGTGCTGTATATTATCAAATTTTTCCTGATAGATTTAATAACGGTGATCCATCTAATGATCCTGTTAATGGTGAGTATATATATGATGGAGAACCTATAATAAAAAAAGAATGGGATGAATTACCACACCCAACAAAAGGACACAAAGAATTCTATGGGGGAGATTTACAAGGGATTATTGAAAAATTGGATTATTTACAAGATTTAGGTATAGAGGTAATATATTTAAATCCAATTTTTGTATCTCCAAGTCCCCATAAATATGATACACAGGACTATGAACATATAGATCCTCATTTAGGGGTTATTATTGAGGATAATGATGATATTAATGAAAAATATAAAGTAAGAACAACATCTGAAAAAAATTTAATTGAAAGCGATAATTTATTTGCTAAATTAGTAGAAGAAGCTCATAAAAGGAATATTAGAATAGTGCTAGATGGTGTGTTTAACCATTGTGGTTCATACCACAAATGGGTAAATGAATACAATGTATATGGTAAAGATATGGGAGTTATTAATAATCCTAATGCTCCGGAATCAGAGTATTTTTACTGGAATGAAGATGGATATGAAGGATGGTGGGGATATAAATCTTTACCCAAATTAAATTATGATAAAACAATGTTACTTTGGAAATATATTTCTGAAATTGGTGAAAAATGGGTTTCAAATTCTTTTAATGCAGATGGTTGGAGATTAGATGTAGCTAGAGATTTAGGAAAAAATAAAAATGTTAATAAGACATTTTGGAGATATTTTAGAACTATTGTAAAACGTGCAAATAAAGACGCTATTATTTTTGCCGAAGATTATGAATCTCCTAAAGAATGGATTGAAAATCTTTCTTGGGATGGAATAATGAATTACATTGGTTCAATGGATCCTATAAGTTATTTTTTAACAGGAATAGAAAAACATAACGATGATTTCAAACCTGAATTAATTGGTAATTCTGAATGGTTTATTCATCAATTAAAATGGGCATGGAGTCAATTGCCTTTAAATTCAAAATATATTTCTTTAAATCAGTTAAGTAATCACGATCATTCAAGGTGGGCAACTAGAACAACTAAAAAAATTGGAAGAGCACATATTTTAGGACATGAAGAAGCGGAAAAAGGAATAGATTGGGAAATGTTTAAAATAGGATACTTAATGAATTTTACTTTACCAGGATCTCCGGGACTATATTATGGAGATGAGATTGGTTTATCTGGATGGACCGATCCAGATAATAGACGAACTTTTCCTTGGGATAAATTAAATGAAGAGGAATACAAACATCGTTTGAATTTTATGAAAAATATGATAAAATTTTATAAATGGAATCATGTTTTAAGAAATGGTTCTATTGAATTTTTAAAATGGGATAAAGGATTCCTTTCATATGGTATTTGGAATAATAATGAACATTTACTAGTAATAATAAATATAAATGAAGAAGAATATGAATATGAAATTCCAGTATGGATAGCAGAGATATACGAAGGTTCTCTTAAACCGATTTTTAGTACAAAAGGAGTAAAAAATGAAAGTATTAATGTATATAATGGAATAATTAATGGTTATATAGAAGGGAAAACTGCTATAGTATATAAAAAAATTGAATTTTTGTGA
- the abc-f gene encoding ribosomal protection-like ABC-F family protein: protein MLFKINEVSHNFGSQDIFYDVNLSVYENDRIALIGPNGSGKTTLLRIINGEIEPLEGKVLRTKNLKLGYLKQFRADEMDLSLFEYVLKEIEKNINDEMKNKIVRSVLKGMGFEEYEWARKIKSLSGGELTRLALGRLLAGDYNLLILDEPTNHLDIYSINWLINYLKNYKGALIFVSHDRKFIKELANRFWEINNFKVWDFQGNYNQYLNLRENILINITNRKKNLEKEINRLNEMIERFRKWGTEKMMKQAKFREMLRDKILKEYEEIDSLEEQQVIKIKIPEPKRTGYKVITVKNLYFKYDNKEILEDINFEINEGEKVTILGKNGSGKSTLLKLLIGKLTPNKGTIEWGYNIKIGYLDQVISSLAQSFNVIKTIWQDVPEWQDFEVRKYLGRFGFSGDSVFKEINTLSGGELTRLALAKLILQKPNVLILDEPTNHLDIFTVQTLEETLKEFKGSIIMVSHDENLITSLSDRYFLINNANLLEFSEFGKLLPILLNDSFKLKKDNNENKDYEINKRIKNRIKSLEREKEKLEKEFEKIIIEIEKVENLMIKYSKDYQKLIELQSEKLNFENKLEEITEREIEINDELNELNGG, encoded by the coding sequence ATGCTTTTTAAAATAAATGAAGTTTCTCATAATTTTGGAAGTCAAGACATCTTTTATGATGTCAATTTATCTGTTTATGAAAATGATAGAATTGCACTGATTGGTCCAAATGGTTCTGGGAAAACTACATTATTAAGAATCATTAATGGGGAAATTGAACCATTAGAAGGAAAAGTTTTAAGAACAAAAAATTTAAAATTAGGATATTTAAAGCAATTTAGAGCTGATGAAATGGATTTATCCTTGTTTGAGTATGTTTTAAAAGAAATTGAAAAAAACATAAACGATGAAATGAAAAATAAAATAGTTAGATCTGTTCTTAAGGGTATGGGATTTGAAGAATATGAATGGGCTAGAAAAATTAAATCTCTTAGTGGAGGGGAATTAACAAGATTAGCATTAGGAAGACTTTTAGCCGGAGATTATAATTTATTGATTTTAGATGAGCCTACAAATCATTTAGATATATATTCTATTAATTGGTTAATTAATTATTTGAAAAATTATAAAGGGGCTTTGATATTTGTATCGCATGATAGAAAATTTATTAAGGAATTAGCAAATAGATTTTGGGAAATAAATAATTTTAAAGTATGGGATTTTCAAGGTAATTATAACCAATATTTAAATCTTAGAGAGAATATCTTAATAAATATTACTAATAGAAAGAAAAATTTAGAAAAAGAAATAAATAGATTAAATGAAATGATAGAGCGTTTTCGAAAATGGGGAACGGAAAAAATGATGAAGCAAGCAAAATTTAGAGAAATGCTCAGAGATAAAATATTGAAGGAATATGAGGAGATTGATTCTTTAGAAGAACAGCAAGTTATTAAAATAAAAATTCCTGAACCAAAAAGAACGGGGTATAAAGTAATTACTGTTAAAAATTTATATTTTAAATATGATAATAAAGAAATATTAGAAGATATTAACTTTGAAATTAATGAAGGAGAAAAAGTTACTATTCTTGGGAAAAATGGTAGTGGTAAATCAACATTATTAAAATTATTAATTGGAAAATTAACTCCTAATAAAGGAACTATAGAATGGGGATATAATATTAAGATTGGTTATCTTGATCAAGTAATTTCTTCTTTAGCTCAATCATTTAATGTTATAAAAACTATTTGGCAAGATGTTCCTGAATGGCAAGATTTTGAAGTAAGGAAATACCTAGGAAGATTTGGGTTTTCCGGAGATTCAGTTTTTAAAGAAATAAATACTTTAAGTGGTGGGGAATTAACTAGATTAGCTTTAGCAAAATTAATTTTACAAAAACCAAATGTATTAATATTGGATGAACCAACAAATCACCTTGATATTTTTACTGTTCAAACTTTAGAAGAAACTTTAAAGGAGTTTAAAGGATCAATAATAATGGTTTCACATGATGAAAATTTAATTACTAGTTTATCTGATAGATATTTTTTAATAAATAATGCTAATTTATTGGAATTTTCTGAATTTGGAAAGTTATTACCAATATTATTAAATGACTCATTTAAATTAAAAAAAGATAATAATGAAAATAAAGATTATGAGATAAATAAAAGAATAAAAAATAGAATTAAATCACTAGAAAGAGAAAAAGAAAAACTTGAAAAAGAATTTGAAAAAATAATAATAGAAATTGAAAAGGTTGAAAATTTAATGATAAAGTATTCCAAAGATTATCAAAAATTAATAGAATTACAGAGTGAGAAATTAAATTTTGAAAATAAGCTTGAGGAAATTACTGAAAGAGAAATAGAAATTAATGATGAACTAAATGAATTAAATGGAGGATGA